From the genome of Alosa alosa isolate M-15738 ecotype Scorff River chromosome 18, AALO_Geno_1.1, whole genome shotgun sequence, one region includes:
- the LOC125311467 gene encoding peroxiredoxin-like 2A isoform X2, with product MSLIPVLSKRPGPWWTRRIHTLHGGPVVVQSASKMTTKSASELALPSPIIMRRPAAPALQSLAKLLGVPQKKPDQEVVQVPIKRLLPAGWPVEVPGRFLHLGPRAFGDGVSARGLRAFSSSARLRATPPGCTCGELNATRDGQSNKCPVHDSGRALPAGLEEAQLAMGVWTVGLGAIGAAVIGIILANTDLLVANTPMASLEYLEDADLKSTTDDSPSFKAKTLWEKSGAVVMAVRRPGUFLCREEASELSSLKPQLEELGVPLYAVVKENIDTEIQDFRPHFAGDIFLDEKKSFYGQEPRRMGGMGMLRLGVLQNFKRAWSAGYKGNMKGEGFILGGVYVIGSGKQGILLEHQEKEFGDKVDIASVLEAAKKVVVEK from the exons ATGTCCCTCATACCAGTACTGTCCAAGCGCCCAGGGCCCTGGTGGACTAGAAGAATCCACACCCTCCATGGCGGTCCTGTGGTTGTGCAGAGCGCCTCTAAAATGACCACCAAGTCGGCATCAGAGTTGGCTCTGCCCTCTCCAATAATAATGCGTAGGCCTGCTGCTCCTGCGCTTCAAAGCCTCGCCAAGCTCCTCGGCGTTCCACAGAAGAAGCCAGATCAGGAGGTTGTCCAGGTGCCTATAAAGAGGCTTTTGCCAGCTGGCTGGCCGGTGGAAGTCCCAGGACGCTTTCTCCACCTTGGGCCGAGAGCGTTTGGTGATGGGGTCAGCGCTCGGGGGCTGCGGGCCTTCTCCTCGTCTGCAAGGCTGCGTGCAACTCCTCCAGGGTGCACCTGCGGGGAGCTGAATGCAACCCGAGACGGCCAGAGCAATAAATGCCCAGTCCATGACTCAGGAAGAG CTTTACCTGCTGGCCTGGAGGAGGCTCAGCTTGCTATGGGTGTGTGGACGGTTGGATTGGGAGCAATAGGTGCAGCCGTTATCGGAATCATCCTCGCCAACACTGACCTTCTGGTGGCCAACACTCCGATGGCTTCTCTGGAGTACCTGGAGGATGCCGATCTGAAGAGCACCACAGATG ACTCTCCAAGCTTCAAGGCTAAAACTCTGTGGGAGAAGTCTGGTGCGGTGGTTATGGCTGTTCGACGACCTGGATGATTTTTGTGCAGAGAG gaGGCCTCTGAGCTGTCCTCTCTGAAGCCCCAGCTTGAGGAGCTCGGGGTCCCTCTCTATGCCGTTGTGAAGGAGAACATCGACACAGAGATCCAGGACTTCAGACCGCACTTCGCTGGGGACATCTTTCTGGATGAGAAG AAATCGTTCTATGGCCAGGAGCCGAGGAGGATGGGTGGAATGGGCATGTTGCGTTTGGGGGTGTTGCAGAACTTCAAGCGAGCCTGGAGTGCGGGTTACAAGGGCAACATGAAGGGAGAGGGCTTCATCTTGGGTGGAGTGTACGTCATAGGATCAGGAAAGCAG GGCATACTTCTGGAACACCAGGAGAAGGAGTTTGGGGATAAGGTCGACATTGCTTCTGTCTTAGAGGCAGCTAAGAAAGTTGTGGTCGAGAAATAG
- the sfxn3 gene encoding sideroflexin-3 — protein MSGDIPLNINIKEPRWDQGTFMGRAQHFFMVTDPRNVLLSGAVLEDARVTVENYRQGIVRPGLTEDELWRAKYVYDSAFHPDTGEKMILVGRMSAQVPMNMTITGCMLTFYRTTPAVVFWQWVNQSFNAVVNYTNRSGDVPLTVNQLGAAYVSATTGAVVTALGLKSLAKHLPAIMSRFVPFAAVAAANCINIPFMRQRELKYGIPITDEEGNRLGESTKAAQQAIVQVVVSRIGMAVPAMAIPPVIMNALEKKAFMKRFPVLNAPVQVGLVGFCLVFATPLCCALFPQKSSMSVSSLEADVQERIRKSSPHISTVFFNKGL, from the exons ATGTCTGGAGATATACCCCTCAATATCAACATCAAGGAGCCCCGCTGGGACCAGGGCACCTTTATGGGCCGGGCCCAGCACTTCTTCATGGTGACGGACCCCAGGAACGTGCTGCTGTCCGGCGCGGTGTTAGAGGATGCACGCGTCACTGTAGAGAACTACAG aCAAGGTATTGTGAGACCTGGACTGACCGAGGATGAGCTCTGGAGAGCCAAGTACGTCTACGACTCGGCTTTCCACCCCGACACTGGTGAGAAGATGATTCTGGTTGGACGCATGTCTGCCCAGGTGCCCATGAACATGACCATCACTGGCTGCATGCTCACCTTCTACAG GACAACCCCAGCAGTGGTCTTCTGGCAGTGGGTCAACCAGTCCTTCAACGCCGTGGTCAACTACACCAACCGCAGTGGCGACGTTCCCCTGACAGTGAA TCAGTTGGGTGCAGCCTACGTCAGCGCCACGACTGGAGCAGTCGTCACAGCACTGGGCCTGAAGTCTCTCGCTAAG cACCTGCCTGCCATCATGAGTCGCTTTGTGCCCTTCGCTGCTGTCGCCGCGGCCAACTGCATCAACATTCCCTTCATGAGACAGAG GGAGCTGAAGTACGGCATCCCCATCACCGACGAGGAGGGCAACCGGCTGGGCGAATCGACCAAGGCGGCCCAGCAGGCCATTGTGCAGGTGGTCGTGTCCCGGATTGGCATGGCCGTGCCAGCCATGG ctatcCCTCCTGTTATTATGAACGCACTGGAGAAGAAAGCCTTCATGAAG CGGTTCCCTGTGCTCAATGCTCCAGTCCAGGTTGGCTTGGTGGGATTCTG tttgGTGTTTGCTACTCCTCTGTGCTGTGCACTATTCCCCCAGAAGag CTCCATGAGTGTGAGCAGCCTAGAGGCGGACGTTCAGGAACGGATACGAAAGAGCAGCCCCCACATCTCTACCGTCTTCTTCAACAAGGGCCTGTAG
- the LOC125311467 gene encoding peroxiredoxin-like 2A isoform X1, producing MSLIPVLSKRPGPWWTRRIHTLHGGPVVVQSASKMTTKSASELALPSPIIMRRPAAPALQSLAKLLGVPQKKPDQEVVQVPIKRLLPAGWPVEVPGRFLHLGPRAFGDGVSARGLRAFSSSARLRATPPGCTCGELNATRDGQSNKCPVHDSGRALPAGLEEAQLAMGVWTVGLGAIGAAVIGIILANTDLLVANTPMASLEYLEDADLKSTTDVLSNWEVLSLSDSPSFKAKTLWEKSGAVVMAVRRPGUFLCREEASELSSLKPQLEELGVPLYAVVKENIDTEIQDFRPHFAGDIFLDEKKSFYGQEPRRMGGMGMLRLGVLQNFKRAWSAGYKGNMKGEGFILGGVYVIGSGKQGILLEHQEKEFGDKVDIASVLEAAKKVVVEK from the exons ATGTCCCTCATACCAGTACTGTCCAAGCGCCCAGGGCCCTGGTGGACTAGAAGAATCCACACCCTCCATGGCGGTCCTGTGGTTGTGCAGAGCGCCTCTAAAATGACCACCAAGTCGGCATCAGAGTTGGCTCTGCCCTCTCCAATAATAATGCGTAGGCCTGCTGCTCCTGCGCTTCAAAGCCTCGCCAAGCTCCTCGGCGTTCCACAGAAGAAGCCAGATCAGGAGGTTGTCCAGGTGCCTATAAAGAGGCTTTTGCCAGCTGGCTGGCCGGTGGAAGTCCCAGGACGCTTTCTCCACCTTGGGCCGAGAGCGTTTGGTGATGGGGTCAGCGCTCGGGGGCTGCGGGCCTTCTCCTCGTCTGCAAGGCTGCGTGCAACTCCTCCAGGGTGCACCTGCGGGGAGCTGAATGCAACCCGAGACGGCCAGAGCAATAAATGCCCAGTCCATGACTCAGGAAGAG CTTTACCTGCTGGCCTGGAGGAGGCTCAGCTTGCTATGGGTGTGTGGACGGTTGGATTGGGAGCAATAGGTGCAGCCGTTATCGGAATCATCCTCGCCAACACTGACCTTCTGGTGGCCAACACTCCGATGGCTTCTCTGGAGTACCTGGAGGATGCCGATCTGAAGAGCACCACAGATG TCTTGTCTAATTGGGAAGTGTTGTCTCTGTCAGACTCTCCAAGCTTCAAGGCTAAAACTCTGTGGGAGAAGTCTGGTGCGGTGGTTATGGCTGTTCGACGACCTGGATGATTTTTGTGCAGAGAG gaGGCCTCTGAGCTGTCCTCTCTGAAGCCCCAGCTTGAGGAGCTCGGGGTCCCTCTCTATGCCGTTGTGAAGGAGAACATCGACACAGAGATCCAGGACTTCAGACCGCACTTCGCTGGGGACATCTTTCTGGATGAGAAG AAATCGTTCTATGGCCAGGAGCCGAGGAGGATGGGTGGAATGGGCATGTTGCGTTTGGGGGTGTTGCAGAACTTCAAGCGAGCCTGGAGTGCGGGTTACAAGGGCAACATGAAGGGAGAGGGCTTCATCTTGGGTGGAGTGTACGTCATAGGATCAGGAAAGCAG GGCATACTTCTGGAACACCAGGAGAAGGAGTTTGGGGATAAGGTCGACATTGCTTCTGTCTTAGAGGCAGCTAAGAAAGTTGTGGTCGAGAAATAG